The genomic region TGATCCAGAGATCCCGGCTGACCAAACACTCATTGCCTTCCCACCCGAGAGGCCTCGGAATCCCGTTTTTGACAATGAAGAGAAGAGTAAAGTAAGACaaatggggggggtgggggatatTGTCTTTACTGCTCTGGTCCTACAGGACAAGAATGGTATAAACGTTATAACGTAAAGAAGGACCTTACAGAACAGAATTAATGTAGCTGACAATGATCCCATGTTTCAGTCTTTACTAGACAGTAATTAATCTTTTGTGAAGTTTAATTGTGATTATTTTAACTGCTTGAGAGGGCACTCTGAGGGAAATACCTTATTTCAATTATTTTTGTACTTTTAAATCTGTAGCATCTTGCAGAACTACTGAAAAGCAAGAAGCCAGAGGATCTGGAAGAGGCCAACCGCCTCATCAAAACCATGGTGAAAGAGGTGAGGTTAGACTGAACCTGAAAACCAGAGTATTTACCCAGCTTGTTCAAGCGCAGCTTGTGACCACACATGCGTACATGGCACGCAGGGTAACGGAGGCAACAGAACATCACGAATAAAGTGACTGTGTTAAAGTGCGCTtggtttattgtgtgtgtgttttcaggatGAGGTGAGGGCACAGAAAGAGTCCCACCGCACCAATACTTTACTGGAGGTGAACACCAGTGTGAAACTCTTGAATGAAATGCTGTGTCACTTTAACAGAGAGCAGGCCACCCAGGCAGACAGAGAGCTCCTGAAGGTACGGGACTTGGTTAAACGGCACTCTTCTTGGCTAGCACTGGGGAATCTGTTAGCCTTGCACATTTTGAGTGAAATCCAGTAGGATTTGATAAGCATTACTTTGCTTCATTGTTAACCTCAAACCTTTCAAAGAGTTTTTTCTTCTAAATGCGAGTTTGTAGATGTATGTGAGTATATATATTTGTgaagaaaaataatttttttaagattccaggtaagtaactgcagtgtacttagGTAAGATGCATAGAGATATTTAAAATTTTTAAGTACGAGTTTCCAGAGAAAACTCTGCGTTTCGGACAGAGGTCtgtcatcagctgtgcaagcagtCTCGTTTCTCTGGAAAttttgtgtactttactacaatatttgatctctctctctctctcgttatttatttattttcctgttTCTTATCTTTCTTGGGGTCCAGGATCTACACGATGATTGCGATAAGCTCAGAACAGCGGTATTCAAGATGGCCACTGAGACAGAGGATGACGACAGTAGATTAGGTACGAAGCGCTGAGCTACGTTTGCCACATTTTTACAACTGTGTTGCAGAGAGCCACTTGCTAATTTATTGATCGTCTTTAAATAATGCATTCTGCAACACTCCCTCCTTCATGTCCCCAGGTGAAATTCTGCAGGCCAGTGATGATCTCTCGCGTGTTATTAACACCTATAAGACTGTGGTAGAAGGGCTGGACACTTCTGGATGTTCCCCGCCAGAACGTAAATGCACCAAagttctcttcctctcctgctCTGCTCATCAGTGCCTGCTCTTCCTTTACTTTTAGTTCTTTCTTTATGTTCAGGTACCAATAATGGAAGCTCATCAGAGATTTTGATAGACTTGGCTGGTCTGAATGCTCACACTCCGTCACCACCGGATCCACCTTTGCCAGGCCCTCAGATCCCACGGTCCATTCCTGCTGACCTCTTCCTGCCTGATCCTGTCTCGCAAGCACCTCATCTTTGCTCCATGTTCTCCTCTGGACATACCAGCTTCCAGAGCAGTGAGAAAGGCAGCCCTAACCGTCCAATTGTGGAACAGATGCCAAACTGCACGTCTCTCCTGGATGAAGAACTCCTTTCCCTAGGTAGAGCTGGTAAAACATGAATATGATGTCAGAAAAGACCCAGATGCTGTCTGGCAGTGATAAACCTATGTGGTTATAAGGATGATGACAAGCAAATTGCCTTTAAACTCTGCGTATGTTGTAGGCCTCAGTGATCCGGTCCCAGTTTCTGAAATTCAGATGCAAGACAAACtgagccatcaacaggcacctTTACAGGTACCGTCAGATCCCAGAACAGATTATTTAAAGCTGTGTTTCATATCTTCGGTCTTGCATCACATATCTGCTATCCAGTTTAGTATTTTTCCTGCTTCAAAACACCAATCTTATTACACTTCATTTTCATGCCTGCCCTGACTTTCATTGAATATTCCTAATGTGTTTTCAGTGACGCTTTCTTGCAAAAATAGGACCTAATTCAACTTTCCCATAATTACTTTCACCTATCTAGATGTTGGATGATTTTCCCCTTTTTTGTCAGACCCCCAATCCAATGCTGGACCTTCTGGGCAGTTCACCTCCATCAGACCTCCTTGTTGCCACTGAATCTACCTCGAAGTTGGACTCCAGCTGCACTCCAGAATCCCTTGGGGCAGCTGCGGCTCTGCCCAGTCCTGGTCCTGCCTCGTCCGTCTTCAGTTCACTCCAGGACCTGGCCCTGCTGGACCTGGGGCAGCCCAGCAGGTGAGGTGTAGTTTAGACGTTGCAGTGAAGTTTGTAGTTTGATGGCTGTAATTTAGAAGTTGCTGTTGGTAGAAGTGATGGTGGGTTGTTCTGTTCTTCTTGATTTGTTCTCTACAGATTCTGTGTTCTATGTCCATTCAAACTCTGTGATTTAAATCGGGGCCTGTTGAGATTCGCTTTAGTATTGAATGTTAGTATTTTATGGCAAGCTGTTTCAGCTTTTATTCCTATTTTTTCTTGAAATCAGGAATTCTATCCTTACATGTAACAAAATAGAATTCTTGATGTCAGAAAATTAATTCTTGATACCAAAAGTTAATTTTAACACGTGATaattcatgacttttccaattCATTTTGAATGGGGGGAACATTTAAACTTTCACTAGTACAAATTCAGTTCTCACAcgtaaaaatattttcacttgaaagaatttaatttaagtgaaaatagtttttttacatgtaagactACAGTTTTTACATGTAAGGCTTGAATTCCTGATATCAAGATAAATAGGAATAAAATTTAAAACAGCTTGCCATAGTATTTAAAGTATTTTACCCACCTATCTTCCATGGCAAACTGATTTTATTTGACTTATGGGTTTGTTGTAGTGTCTTGTCCTATATCATTTTATTTCTGGTTACAGTGGTCCAACAAGCCTGAGTGGCAGCATACTGGCTATGGGTGAAGGCAGCACCTCTGTGCCCAGTAGAGTGGATGGAGCTCTTCCTGCCCCACCCTACACTAGTCCGCCAAACTCCACTGTTTGCCCAGACAGCCCTCTACTCCagcccctctcaccccctcttcTGGCCAGGCAAGGAACTGCAAGCCCACTCCCAGACCCCTCCCTGGCCAGCGTCTTCGTTCCACTGGATGCCATTAGACCCAGTGAGTCCACAGATACAGAGTGGGATAGTTTAGTCAGATTAGATCATGTGCATTTACATATGACCTCAAAACAAAAAGAGAAAAATGTGAATATGGTGCAACTAGATTAAAGGGCAAAATCACTATgtatactaatatatatatgggtattatttttaaaaatcacattaTCTTTGGCTAAAAATGTAACTTAGTAGTATAGTATTGGAGATGTAATAAATAGTGTCTTGAACACCTACAGAAATCAGATATATCATGGTgttataaatattttactttgCAATAAATCATAATATAAAGAACTGACCCATTAATGTAGGTGTCTGATTTGAACAATGTTCTCAGGTAGAGAGGGCCCTGTGACGGCATATGACAAGgacggtgtgtgtgtcctcctgcACTTCGCCTCTGACTGTCCTCCTGTACGACCTGATGttctggtgatggtggtgtccATGCTGAACACAGCGCCTCTACTGGTGAAGAATGTGACACTGCAGGCAGCCGTGCCAAAAGTATGTAAGATGGAGAAGGTAGTTTGCTAAGCCATAAGCTCGTATCCCATCATCCATCAGTCTTTATGAGACTGTTTGCCATAAGCCTATTGGTGTACTTGTAGTAAAGCCAGTGTTATGATAAGAACACTTGCCTGTTAGTTGCTGTGTCTTCTGCCTCTGCACTTCAGCCTGAGCTGAACTTCTTCATGGGTGTGGTTGATTTATTCACCAGTGTGGGGTAGCAGCACTCCCTTTAGGTAGGACACTgcaaatgtgatttgtgatttgCAAATTTGATTTGGAAGGCGGTCAATTCATGGCCAACCGCCATGTTAAGCACACTGCAGTTGACACCAGATAGTTGTGATAGTTGCATATAAGGgcaaataaagaataaaacatGTGTCTTTATATCCAGAGGCTTTAATCACACTAAATGACCTCAGCCTTTTTCTTCTTATTTCCTACATATGCCAGCTGAACATTTCAGTAAATTATTCAAGGTAATTTTTGTTAAATGATAAAATGATACATTCATCAGCTTATGTGTTCACTGAGGTAAAGGAGTGAATGGGTCATTGATTGCGGGTTTGAGTCCCAGTGTTACCACTGCCTTCCACATTCCCAGAGAGCACAACTCTGTGGTTAGGAAGATTGGCAACGTTgtcctctgtctttctgtcgGTTAATCCAGTGCTAGTCATTAGACTCGTCTGTTGGACCTGATTCTCTTTTCCAAGCGAGTTCAGACATCTTATGAAGTTGCATCCACTCAAAATGATGCGGAAGCTTCCCTTGATGTCTAAAAGCATGTTAGCTTTCACCCTCCTACACAGTGGGAGACCTAGTTAATGGGATAAGAACTGGTAAATCGCTACTTATGGAGAAAGTTGGGTAAATACAAAAAATGACTTGTCTTACCTTGCTAACTGTTTTGACTGTTTATCAGTTATCACAAGCATTCCTGCTAAGACTGTGACTGGATGCAGACAAATGTTCCTCATATCTGTGGGTCTGTGATTGACAGTCTATGAGAGTGAAGCTGCAGCCGCCCTCAGGCACGGAGTTGGCGCCCTTCAACCCCATACTGCCCCCTAGTGCCATTACCCAAGTCCTGCTGCTGGCCAACCCTCAGAAGGTAAGCGCTGGGACAAGAGGAGCTCCTCAGGAGTCCCGCGTGGTGCTCCTCTGCACTGCAGAGAACTTGAATGGTTACAGGGTGAAGCGTTTGAGCATTAAAAGCCAAATCCAGTGGTTCAAAAATGTAAAGTGTAAACTATTCAACCCTCAGCAATCCACTGATTTCATGTTTGTGCACCCCCCCAATTTATTATGTTTAGTAAATCAAATGCTACAAAAATGTTTCTTTAAATGGGTATTTCGATATAGTATAAAAAATATTGTAGAGTaagtacatttaaaacattGATCAAATTAAAGTATCGACAGGTCATTGGCTAAAATGTTGCGAAACTTTGCACATTTATTCCACCTTGTTGCTTCCAGTTTTCCAGTAAAAATACATCCAGGGTGTTTACATCCTCTTGTAGCTGAGACACTAAACATTTCAAAATTTCCCCCCTTGTCAAGTGTTTTGATGGTGTTTGAATCTTTGTATACCATTAATCATGTGGCAGTACTAACTTTGGTACAAGCCTCAGTCGAATCAGTGTGATTTGCAATAGTGAAAAACGCTTTATTGCCTTGGTTTCAGAACATCAAAGTGAACTCATTTCTGGAAGCTGCTGATACAGaatgtgaaaaaaatatatttttaaatattgttaGGAGAGTATACATCCAGTTTATTCTTTTATAAAAAATTGCATAAAAGTTTACTTCAAGAATTCAATAATATTAGAAATTTCTGCAGTTCAACACATATCCACATATTGGTTGTCAGTATTGTCACAATTAGCCACCTAAAAATTGACACTATACAGATGGGATAACAAGTATCATTTTATTTTGTTCTCAGGAGAAAGTGCGAATGAGGTACAAGTTGACATTCGTCCTGGGAGATCGCCAGTGCACTGAGACGGGTGAAGTGGATACGTTTCCCCCCGTTGATAGGTGGGGCCGGCTGTAACGCCCTCTGATCACAActccctgggccagccaccctCCAGAGCCACCCTCCACTACATCCTAATCCAGCCAGTCTAGATCTTCATCTGAGTATTAGAGCCAGGCATGTTGGATAAGGGCCAAAGTAAATCAGGCAGTAGAGAGGGAGAAGGTCCAGGCTCTCTTCCCCGCGATCATCTTAAACCTGATGCACATGCAGACGAGAGCACTAGAGACGAGTCTGTGCTACAGGATGGTTGCAGCTAAAAGAGCATTAACTACAGTCAGGTGCATGGGAAACCGTAGCAATAATAATTAAGAAAAAAGTTTCATTTTTGTGACTGGATGTTTGCTTCTGGATTTCTGAATGTTCAGGATTTATTTCAGTCCAGTGGCAAAAAAATTCAGATCTGGTCACTTGAAAAAGCAATTTGCAATTTGGGTTGAGTAAGGCAGAGTGAAACCTCCGTCATTAACCACCATTAAATGCAATTATCATTGATTTAGTTACTGTGAACATTTGAGATTATGAATCCCATCTTTTTTTCAAACGTGAAAAGTGTTGAAGGATGTTATGATTTAGGATGTTATGATTTAGGATGTTATGATGATCTTGCTGCTTTTTCTAGAAATGATTCTGTTTAGAGTGAAGATTTtttggatttatttattttaatatggtATCTGGCCATAAATCTTTGTACCAGCATGTgatttttaatttaatcaaactttaattactgtttaatgtttGATTGCTTCAGATGTTTCCCTGTATTTATTTAATATGGTTGGAAATGTGTGttttgaaatgtatttatactATGAAATTTGATATTTTATTAGTGCTACTGCTGTGTGCTTTAGTACATTGGACGGCTGGAAACTTTTCCTGCAGTCATTTTAGATTGAGTGTGTATCTTACAGTATTAATGTTCTTAGTGTTACGTTATGAGTAAATGAGAGT from Brachyhypopomus gauderio isolate BG-103 chromosome 8, BGAUD_0.2, whole genome shotgun sequence harbors:
- the gga3a gene encoding ADP-ribosylation factor-binding protein GGA3a isoform X1, yielding MADTEGESLESWLNKATNPSNRQEDWEYIIGFCDQVNKELEGPQISVRLLAHKIQSPQEWESLQALTVLEACMKNCGRRFHNEVGKFRFLNELIKVVSPKYLGDRVSESVKNKVIEMLFIWSVSLSEETKITEAYQMLKRQGIVTSDPEIPADQTLIAFPPERPRNPVFDNEEKSKHLAELLKSKKPEDLEEANRLIKTMVKEDEVRAQKESHRTNTLLEVNTSVKLLNEMLCHFNREQATQADRELLKDLHDDCDKLRTAVFKMATETEDDDSRLGEILQASDDLSRVINTYKTVVEGLDTSGCSPPERTNNGSSSEILIDLAGLNAHTPSPPDPPLPGPQIPRSIPADLFLPDPVSQAPHLCSMFSSGHTSFQSSEKGSPNRPIVEQMPNCTSLLDEELLSLGLSDPVPVSEIQMQDKLSHQQAPLQTPNPMLDLLGSSPPSDLLVATESTSKLDSSCTPESLGAAAALPSPGPASSVFSSLQDLALLDLGQPSSGPTSLSGSILAMGEGSTSVPSRVDGALPAPPYTSPPNSTVCPDSPLLQPLSPPLLARQGTASPLPDPSLASVFVPLDAIRPSREGPVTAYDKDGVCVLLHFASDCPPVRPDVLVMVVSMLNTAPLLVKNVTLQAAVPKSMRVKLQPPSGTELAPFNPILPPSAITQVLLLANPQKEKVRMRYKLTFVLGDRQCTETGEVDTFPPVDRWGRL
- the gga3a gene encoding ADP-ribosylation factor-binding protein GGA3a isoform X2, translated to MLKRQGIVTSDPEIPADQTLIAFPPERPRNPVFDNEEKSKHLAELLKSKKPEDLEEANRLIKTMVKEDEVRAQKESHRTNTLLEVNTSVKLLNEMLCHFNREQATQADRELLKDLHDDCDKLRTAVFKMATETEDDDSRLGEILQASDDLSRVINTYKTVVEGLDTSGCSPPERTNNGSSSEILIDLAGLNAHTPSPPDPPLPGPQIPRSIPADLFLPDPVSQAPHLCSMFSSGHTSFQSSEKGSPNRPIVEQMPNCTSLLDEELLSLGLSDPVPVSEIQMQDKLSHQQAPLQTPNPMLDLLGSSPPSDLLVATESTSKLDSSCTPESLGAAAALPSPGPASSVFSSLQDLALLDLGQPSSGPTSLSGSILAMGEGSTSVPSRVDGALPAPPYTSPPNSTVCPDSPLLQPLSPPLLARQGTASPLPDPSLASVFVPLDAIRPSREGPVTAYDKDGVCVLLHFASDCPPVRPDVLVMVVSMLNTAPLLVKNVTLQAAVPKSMRVKLQPPSGTELAPFNPILPPSAITQVLLLANPQKEKVRMRYKLTFVLGDRQCTETGEVDTFPPVDRWGRL